One stretch of Halapricum desulfuricans DNA includes these proteins:
- a CDS encoding ABC transporter ATP-binding protein → MGDATSTGQKSGDRSRKETTLAGQTGDDTPDVLGDADTVPVGEPALVVDGVSKRFGDGENEVIAVDDVSFTVEQGAVVGLLGPNGAGKTTLIKSILGMVLPDEGSVETFGVDASDGRRGAYVDVDAMLEGARNDYWRLTVRENLRYFATISGVDPDSVTGRHDRLLNRLGLGDYADTAVRNLSRGMKQKVSLASVLAGGAKLIFLDEPTLGLDVESSRTLRAELTRLAREEGLTIFVSSHNMAAIEDVCDRVIVMSAGQIVADGTVEELLGSADRNAIRITSADIDDHVVGRLEDRFTLLSVETVDGSRRVELKAAGEELYTLMDTLRDAGVTVEQLHTVEPDLEDVFVNLTGDTQGLRGPGEGKGSP, encoded by the coding sequence ATGGGTGACGCTACGTCGACCGGCCAGAAATCAGGCGATCGAAGCCGCAAGGAGACGACGCTGGCAGGGCAGACCGGAGACGACACTCCCGACGTTCTCGGGGACGCAGACACCGTGCCGGTCGGCGAGCCGGCGCTGGTCGTCGACGGCGTCTCCAAGCGGTTCGGGGACGGAGAAAACGAGGTTATCGCCGTTGACGACGTGAGTTTTACCGTCGAACAGGGCGCTGTCGTCGGGCTACTCGGCCCCAACGGTGCGGGAAAAACGACGCTGATTAAATCCATCCTCGGGATGGTGCTACCGGACGAGGGATCGGTGGAGACTTTCGGGGTTGACGCGAGCGACGGGCGGCGCGGGGCCTACGTCGACGTGGACGCGATGCTCGAAGGGGCACGCAACGACTACTGGCGACTCACTGTCAGAGAGAATCTGCGGTACTTTGCGACGATCAGCGGGGTCGATCCCGATTCGGTCACGGGCCGACACGACCGACTTCTGAATCGACTCGGGCTTGGCGACTATGCCGACACCGCTGTCCGGAACCTCTCACGGGGGATGAAGCAAAAGGTGTCGCTGGCGAGTGTGCTTGCGGGTGGCGCGAAACTCATCTTTCTCGACGAGCCGACGCTCGGCCTGGACGTCGAGAGTTCTCGCACGCTTCGGGCCGAACTGACGCGACTCGCCCGCGAGGAAGGGCTGACGATCTTCGTCAGCAGCCACAATATGGCCGCCATCGAGGACGTCTGTGACCGCGTGATCGTGATGTCGGCGGGCCAGATCGTCGCTGACGGGACTGTCGAGGAGTTATTGGGCAGTGCCGACCGCAACGCGATCCGAATCACCAGCGCAGACATCGACGATCACGTCGTGGGTCGGCTCGAAGACAGATTCACGCTGCTGAGTGTCGAGACGGTCGATGGGAGCCGTCGCGTCGAACTGAAAGCGGCCGGTGAAGAACTGTACACACTGATGGATACACTCCGCGATGCGGGAGTCACGGTCGAACAGCTCCACACCGTCGAGCCCGATCTTGAGGACGTGTTCGTCAATCTGACCGGTGACACGCAGGGACTTCGTGGGCCGGGTGAGGGCAAGGGATCGCCATGA
- a CDS encoding aldo/keto reductase, which translates to MNSVTVQETEVPKLGLGTYQLRGDACVQTVREAIEMGYRHIDTAEYYNNQREVGQGIAAADVDREEIFLTTKVWRSNLAHDDVLQSVRESLDTLGVETVDLLLIHWPSQTVPVGETLAAMEQLQSEDKVRQIGVSNFSVEQLREAMQVAESPILTNQVQYHPFHGQAELVEFCIEHDVLLTAYSPLAKGDVVDNETLATIGERYGKSAAQVALRWLLQQEMVAAIPKAARRSHLEQNLSVFDFELTDADMERVFAL; encoded by the coding sequence ATGAACTCTGTAACCGTGCAAGAGACGGAAGTCCCGAAGTTAGGCCTCGGTACGTACCAGCTCCGAGGCGACGCGTGTGTCCAGACGGTACGCGAGGCTATCGAGATGGGGTATCGCCATATCGACACAGCCGAATACTACAACAACCAGCGCGAGGTCGGGCAGGGTATCGCGGCCGCCGATGTCGATCGAGAGGAGATCTTTCTCACGACGAAGGTGTGGCGGTCGAACCTGGCTCACGACGACGTACTGCAGTCTGTCCGAGAGAGCCTCGACACACTCGGGGTGGAGACCGTCGATCTCCTGTTGATTCACTGGCCGAGTCAGACAGTGCCCGTCGGAGAGACACTTGCGGCAATGGAGCAATTGCAGTCGGAAGACAAGGTACGCCAGATCGGCGTCAGCAACTTCTCAGTCGAGCAATTGCGGGAGGCAATGCAGGTGGCCGAGAGCCCGATTTTGACCAACCAGGTGCAGTATCATCCGTTCCACGGCCAGGCCGAACTCGTCGAGTTCTGCATCGAACACGACGTGCTACTCACCGCATATAGTCCATTGGCGAAAGGCGACGTCGTCGACAACGAGACGCTGGCGACGATCGGCGAGCGATACGGGAAGTCCGCTGCACAGGTCGCACTGCGCTGGTTGCTCCAACAAGAAATGGTGGCCGCGATTCCAAAGGCCGCCCGTCGATCGCATCTCGAACAGAACCTGTCTGTGTTCGACTTCGAACTCACAGACGCGGATATGGAACGCGTCTTTGCGTTGTAG
- a CDS encoding acetoacetate decarboxylase family protein, protein MTSQETTSAGHTFRLPAQLSASIVGAVFPAARDDVATLLPAGLEPIRATRTRAVLTVLAVAYDRVGEDTIDPYDEVGVLIPAVETDTRTWPYLSGLRRGVSGYVYTLPVSTEPARAFGVDIWGYPKLVADIDLRDAGRTRHATVTADGQRILSFDGWRPPTIPAQLSGYNYTVKGDQLLREKTRLSGSVGIWPRGHAELAFGEHPIGQRLANVAVDERPLYTVAADCDFEIEAGSAIQS, encoded by the coding sequence ATGACGTCACAAGAGACCACTTCGGCCGGACACACGTTTCGGCTACCGGCGCAGCTGTCGGCATCGATTGTCGGCGCTGTCTTCCCCGCGGCCCGTGATGATGTCGCGACGCTGCTGCCCGCAGGACTCGAACCGATTCGAGCGACACGAACGCGGGCGGTGCTGACGGTTCTGGCCGTCGCGTATGACCGCGTCGGCGAAGACACGATCGATCCATACGACGAGGTCGGCGTACTCATTCCAGCGGTCGAGACGGACACACGGACGTGGCCGTATCTGTCCGGACTTCGCCGCGGTGTCAGTGGGTACGTCTACACGCTCCCGGTTTCGACCGAACCAGCGCGAGCATTCGGCGTAGACATCTGGGGGTATCCGAAACTCGTCGCCGACATCGACCTGCGAGACGCGGGCCGCACACGACACGCGACTGTCACCGCCGATGGACAACGGATTCTCTCCTTCGACGGCTGGCGACCACCGACGATACCAGCACAGCTGTCCGGCTACAACTACACCGTCAAAGGCGATCAACTACTCCGAGAGAAGACGCGACTCTCCGGCAGCGTCGGGATTTGGCCCCGAGGTCACGCTGAGCTTGCGTTCGGCGAACACCCGATCGGACAGCGACTCGCCAACGTCGCAGTCGATGAACGACCGCTGTACACCGTTGCCGCCGACTGTGATTTCGAAATTGAAGCTGGTTCTGCAATCCAGTCGTAG